A window from Triticum aestivum cultivar Chinese Spring chromosome 6D, IWGSC CS RefSeq v2.1, whole genome shotgun sequence encodes these proteins:
- the LOC123143597 gene encoding probable glucuronosyltransferase Os04g0103100: MGQTLRLVRPPVLWVVVEAGKPTPEAAHTLRRTTVMHCYVGCCDSLNASPTVDFRPHQLNDGFEVIENHLLDGVVYFIDEEGVYSLPLFDRLRQIRELALHPSLSHPAQQGAGPREQAALLVP; the protein is encoded by the exons ATGGGCCAGACGCTGCGCCTCGTCCGCCCGCCCGTGCTCTGGGTCGTCGTCGAGGCCGGCAAGCCCACCCCGGAGGCCGCCCACACGCTGCGCCGCACCACCGTCATGCACTGCTACGTTGGCTGCTGCGACAGCCTCAACGCCTCCCCCACAGTCGACTTCCGCCCACACCAGCTCAACGACGGCTTCGAGGTCATCGAGAACCACCTCCTCGATGGCGTTGTCTACTTCATCGACGAGGAGGGCGTCTACTCCCTGCCGCTCTTCGACCGCCTCCGCCAGATCAG GGAGCTCGCTCTGCATCCGAGTCTCAGTCATCCTGCACAGCAAGGAGCTGGACCAAGGGAGCAAGCAGCGCTGCTGGTTCCTTGA